In the Deinococcus ficus genome, one interval contains:
- the asnS gene encoding asparagine--tRNA ligase, which yields MSSIRSLKEHVGETVTLNAWLTDKSGKGKIQFLKLRDGTGFVQATVFKGDVTEEIFEAAKRLTQEQAVSITGEVRADERAPGGVELSVRDLSPISENHGEYAITPKEHGIEFLMDQRHLWLRHRRPWAVMRVRDCVQRAIVDFFHGEGFVRFDAPFFTPNAAEGTTELFEIDLFGEDKAYLSQTGQLHAEAGAFAFGKVYTFGPTFRAEKSKTRRHLLEFWMVEPEVAPSNHAQNMDLQERFVSFLVRRALAECQAELDLLGRDVSKLAGAAEGNYPRVTYTDALEIIRKHIEDRDLPPNVQDDVQPVEWGDDLGAPHETILGHHFDRPVMIERYPAAIKAFYMQPDPQDPRVALCDDMIAPEGYGEIIGGSERIHDYDLLKSRIEHEGLPLEAFDWYLDLRRTGSVPHAGFGMGLERVIAWITGIDHIREAIPFPRMLTRMKP from the coding sequence ATGAGCAGCATTCGCAGTCTGAAAGAGCACGTGGGCGAAACCGTCACGCTAAACGCCTGGCTGACCGACAAGAGCGGCAAGGGCAAGATTCAATTCCTGAAACTCCGCGACGGCACCGGCTTCGTGCAGGCCACCGTCTTCAAGGGAGACGTCACCGAGGAGATTTTCGAGGCGGCCAAGCGCCTCACGCAGGAGCAGGCCGTGAGCATCACCGGCGAGGTCCGCGCGGATGAGCGCGCGCCGGGCGGCGTGGAGCTCAGCGTGCGGGACCTCTCCCCCATCAGCGAGAACCACGGCGAGTACGCCATCACCCCCAAGGAGCACGGCATCGAGTTCCTGATGGACCAGCGCCACCTGTGGCTGCGGCACCGCCGCCCCTGGGCAGTCATGCGCGTGCGGGACTGCGTGCAGCGCGCCATCGTGGACTTCTTCCACGGCGAGGGCTTCGTGCGCTTCGACGCGCCCTTCTTCACCCCGAACGCCGCCGAGGGCACCACCGAACTCTTCGAGATCGACCTGTTCGGCGAGGACAAGGCGTACCTGAGCCAGACCGGGCAGCTGCACGCCGAAGCGGGCGCCTTCGCGTTCGGGAAGGTGTACACCTTCGGCCCGACCTTCCGCGCGGAGAAGAGCAAGACCCGCCGGCACCTGCTGGAATTCTGGATGGTGGAGCCCGAGGTCGCCCCCAGCAACCACGCGCAGAACATGGACCTTCAGGAGCGGTTCGTGAGCTTCCTCGTGCGCCGCGCGCTCGCGGAATGCCAGGCGGAACTGGACCTGCTGGGCCGGGACGTGAGCAAACTGGCCGGCGCCGCCGAGGGCAACTACCCCCGCGTGACGTACACGGACGCGCTGGAGATCATCCGCAAGCACATCGAGGACCGCGACCTCCCCCCGAACGTGCAGGACGACGTGCAGCCGGTCGAGTGGGGCGACGACCTCGGCGCGCCGCACGAGACGATCCTGGGCCATCACTTCGACCGGCCGGTGATGATCGAGCGGTACCCGGCGGCCATCAAGGCGTTTTACATGCAGCCGGACCCGCAGGACCCTCGCGTGGCCCTGTGTGACGACATGATCGCCCCGGAAGGGTACGGCGAGATCATCGGCGGGTCCGAGCGCATCCACGATTACGACCTGCTGAAGTCCCGCATCGAGCATGAGGGACTGCCGCTGGAGGCGTTCGACTGGTACCTGGACCTGCGCCGCACCGGGAGCGTGCCGCACGCGGGGTTCGGCATGGGCCTGGAGCGCGTGATCGCCTGGATCACCGGCATCGACCACATCCGCGAGGCGATTCCGTTCCCGCGGATGCTGACGCGCATGAAACCCTGA
- a CDS encoding methylmalonyl-CoA mutase family protein has protein sequence MKTKNEWMQSVYSPAAQKFPERKYNFKNLSDMDPEPIYTADDLTDWDAERDLGYPGEFPYTRGVQPSVYRGKLWTMRMFAGFGSAEQTNERFHALLKAGQTGLSTAFDLPTLMGYDSDHPFSRGEVGKCGVAVSSLADMEILFQGIDPEAVTTSMTINSPANAIWAMYIANAQKQGKDLGRVGGTIQNDILKEFIAQKEFIYPPAPSVKLVIDTFEWGPKVVPKWNFISVSGYHIREAGATGVQELAFTLADGFHYVEKALERGLDIDEFAPRISFFWDIHNDFFEEIAKLRAARRIWARQMRDRYGAKNPRSLMLRTHSQTAGVSLPAQQPLNNIARVAIQALAAVLGGTQSLHTDAFDEALALPTEESAAIALRTQQIIAYETGVAGVVDPLAGSYYVEKLTNDIEAAAMGYIEQIRMMGGVEAGIDNGFFQLEMAEAAYRYQREVETKDRIIVGVNDFVQDAVEVPIQIIDPAVEELQARRLAQVKRERDPQRAEAALAALRDTAVTGANSMPAFLECAHAYCTLGEQMDTLKAVYGEYTEPVLV, from the coding sequence ATGAAAACGAAAAACGAGTGGATGCAGAGCGTCTACAGCCCCGCCGCGCAGAAATTCCCTGAACGCAAGTACAACTTCAAGAACCTGTCCGACATGGACCCCGAGCCCATCTACACTGCGGACGACCTGACGGACTGGGACGCCGAACGCGACCTGGGTTACCCCGGCGAGTTCCCGTACACCCGCGGTGTGCAGCCCAGCGTGTACCGCGGCAAGCTCTGGACCATGCGCATGTTCGCCGGCTTCGGCAGCGCCGAGCAGACCAACGAACGCTTCCACGCCCTCCTGAAAGCCGGCCAGACGGGCCTGTCCACCGCGTTCGATCTGCCCACCCTGATGGGTTACGACAGTGACCACCCCTTCTCCAGGGGAGAGGTCGGGAAGTGCGGCGTGGCCGTCAGCAGCCTCGCGGACATGGAAATCCTCTTCCAGGGCATCGACCCGGAAGCAGTGACCACCTCCATGACCATCAACAGCCCCGCGAACGCCATCTGGGCCATGTACATTGCCAACGCCCAGAAGCAGGGCAAGGACCTCGGCCGGGTCGGCGGGACCATCCAGAACGACATCCTGAAGGAATTCATCGCGCAGAAGGAATTCATCTACCCGCCCGCGCCCAGCGTGAAGCTCGTCATCGACACCTTCGAGTGGGGCCCTAAGGTCGTGCCCAAGTGGAACTTCATCAGCGTGTCCGGGTACCACATCCGCGAGGCCGGCGCGACCGGCGTGCAGGAACTGGCGTTCACCCTCGCCGACGGCTTCCACTACGTGGAAAAAGCCCTGGAACGCGGCCTGGACATCGACGAGTTCGCGCCCCGCATCAGCTTCTTCTGGGACATCCACAACGACTTCTTCGAGGAGATCGCCAAGCTCCGCGCCGCGCGCCGCATCTGGGCCCGGCAGATGCGTGACCGCTACGGCGCGAAAAACCCCCGCAGCCTGATGCTCCGCACCCACAGCCAGACGGCCGGCGTGAGCCTGCCCGCTCAGCAGCCCCTGAACAACATCGCCCGCGTCGCCATCCAGGCCCTCGCGGCCGTGCTCGGCGGCACCCAGTCCCTGCACACCGACGCCTTCGACGAGGCCCTGGCCCTTCCCACCGAGGAGAGTGCCGCCATCGCCCTGCGCACCCAGCAGATCATCGCGTACGAAACCGGCGTGGCCGGCGTCGTGGACCCCCTGGCCGGCAGCTACTACGTCGAGAAGCTCACCAACGACATCGAGGCGGCGGCCATGGGGTACATCGAGCAGATCCGCATGATGGGCGGCGTGGAGGCCGGCATCGACAACGGCTTCTTCCAGCTGGAGATGGCTGAGGCCGCCTACCGCTACCAGCGCGAGGTGGAAACCAAGGACCGCATCATCGTCGGCGTGAACGACTTCGTGCAGGACGCCGTGGAGGTGCCCATCCAGATCATCGACCCGGCCGTGGAGGAGCTCCAGGCCCGGCGTCTGGCGCAGGTGAAGCGCGAACGCGACCCGCAGCGCGCCGAAGCCGCCCTGGCGGCCCTGCGCGACACGGCCGTGACCGGGGCGAACAGCATGCCTGCCTTCCTGGAGTGCGCGCACGCGTACTGCACGCTGGGCGAGCAGATGGACACCCTGAAGGCCGTGTACGGCGAGTACACCGAACCCGTTCTGGTCTGA
- the typA gene encoding translational GTPase TypA, whose product MEYRNIAIIAHVDHGKTTLVDGLLKQTLELKHGEEIAERAMDSNDLERERGITILAKNTAVEYKGVKINIVDTPGHADFGGEVERVLGMVDGCLVLVDAAEGPMPQTRFVLRKALELGLKPIVVVNKIDRQDARPEEVVNLTFDLMAELGANDDQLDFPVLYAIAREGKAFKDLEAPRDDFEELFDMVLEKIPAPHVDLEAPFQMLVTNLDYSEYLGRIVLGRVNRGTVKKGEFVQLMHKDGTMTKTRVVQPFTHLGLKRIESDVVGAGDIVALAGIEDAQIGETIADLADPEALPIITVDEPTVNMTFQPNTSPFAGREGKYVTSRHLNDRLKKEVMTNVSLRVEEIRPDEFVVSGRGELHLSILLETMRREGYEVQVGSPRVITRDIDGEKHEPFEHLVIDVPEQHSSSVIGVLSSRKGQMVNMEPQGNRVRVEFKIPSRALFGFRTGFLSMTQGEGIMSHVFDGYAPWAGELKTRQNGSLVSMEDGPAFAYSIFKLQDRGSFFIDAGTEVYVGMIVGENARENDLNVNVCKNKKLTNVRSAGADEALTLIPPRRLTLEDALEYISEDELVELTPQSIRLRKKILNPSLRK is encoded by the coding sequence ATGGAATACAGGAACATTGCGATCATCGCGCACGTCGACCACGGCAAGACCACGCTGGTGGACGGCCTCTTGAAGCAGACGCTGGAACTCAAGCACGGCGAGGAAATCGCCGAACGCGCCATGGACAGCAACGATCTGGAACGCGAGCGCGGCATCACCATCCTGGCGAAGAACACCGCCGTGGAGTACAAGGGCGTCAAGATCAACATCGTGGACACCCCCGGCCACGCCGACTTCGGCGGGGAAGTCGAGCGCGTGCTCGGCATGGTGGACGGCTGCCTGGTGCTCGTGGACGCTGCCGAAGGCCCCATGCCCCAGACCCGCTTCGTGCTGCGCAAGGCGCTGGAACTGGGCCTCAAGCCCATCGTCGTCGTGAACAAGATCGACCGCCAGGACGCCCGCCCGGAAGAGGTCGTGAACCTCACCTTCGACCTGATGGCCGAACTCGGCGCGAACGACGACCAGCTGGACTTCCCTGTGCTGTACGCCATCGCCCGTGAAGGCAAGGCGTTCAAGGACCTGGAAGCCCCCCGCGACGACTTCGAGGAACTGTTCGACATGGTGCTGGAAAAGATCCCCGCGCCGCACGTGGACTTGGAAGCGCCCTTCCAGATGCTGGTCACGAACCTCGACTACAGCGAGTACCTGGGCCGCATCGTGCTGGGCCGCGTGAACCGCGGCACCGTCAAGAAAGGCGAGTTCGTTCAGCTGATGCACAAGGACGGCACGATGACCAAGACCCGCGTGGTGCAGCCGTTCACGCACCTGGGCCTCAAGCGCATCGAGTCCGACGTCGTGGGCGCCGGGGACATCGTGGCGCTGGCCGGCATCGAGGACGCGCAGATCGGCGAGACCATCGCTGACCTCGCCGACCCCGAGGCGCTGCCCATCATCACCGTGGACGAACCCACCGTGAACATGACCTTCCAGCCCAACACCAGCCCCTTCGCCGGGCGGGAAGGCAAGTACGTCACCAGCCGCCACCTCAATGACCGCCTGAAGAAGGAAGTCATGACGAACGTGTCCCTGCGCGTCGAGGAAATCCGCCCTGACGAGTTCGTGGTCAGCGGCCGCGGCGAGCTGCACCTGTCCATCCTGCTGGAAACCATGCGCCGCGAAGGGTACGAGGTGCAGGTCGGCAGCCCCCGCGTCATCACCCGCGACATCGACGGCGAGAAGCACGAGCCCTTCGAGCACCTGGTCATCGACGTGCCCGAGCAGCACAGCAGCAGCGTGATCGGCGTGCTGTCCAGCCGCAAGGGCCAGATGGTGAACATGGAGCCCCAGGGCAACCGCGTGCGCGTGGAATTCAAGATTCCGTCCCGCGCCCTGTTCGGCTTCCGCACCGGCTTCCTCAGCATGACGCAGGGCGAGGGGATCATGAGCCACGTGTTCGACGGGTACGCGCCGTGGGCCGGGGAACTCAAGACCCGCCAGAATGGCTCGCTGGTCAGCATGGAAGACGGCCCGGCCTTCGCGTACAGCATCTTCAAGCTGCAGGACCGCGGCAGCTTCTTCATTGACGCCGGCACGGAAGTGTACGTGGGCATGATCGTGGGTGAGAACGCCCGCGAGAACGACCTGAACGTGAACGTCTGCAAGAACAAGAAGCTCACCAACGTCCGCTCCGCCGGCGCCGACGAGGCCCTGACGCTGATTCCCCCGCGCCGCCTGACGCTGGAAGACGCGCTGGAGTACATCTCTGAGGATGAACTGGTGGAACTGACCCCGCAGAGCATCCGCCTGCGCAAGAAAATTCTGAACCCCAGCCTGCGCAAGTAA
- a CDS encoding PhzF family phenazine biosynthesis isomerase, producing MIGYSEVYAFTDTPGFGNRAGVVLDARTLSDRQMQALARHLDAPETVFVTDLDRRGATVRYFTPTQEIEFCGHATLALGLMLAQQGLLRHGQDYPLHTLVGTVPLRLDGDNQELRIWMQQPELDVRPLPGALRAEFAEALGINERVIHRGLPLAAASAGGWSAFVPLLDQMILDALEPDLDRIRTISESLGIVSVYAYAPVGVNRFAARDFAPAVGIPEDPVTGSAGGALLGLLASQGRLPVRGDRAAGTVYQGHVLGTPGEVEVQVLLRGDRVTAIRVGGRAVMDREGHWLPDTTAQ from the coding sequence ATGATCGGGTACAGCGAGGTCTACGCCTTCACCGACACGCCCGGCTTCGGCAACCGCGCCGGCGTGGTGCTGGACGCCCGCACCCTGAGCGACCGGCAGATGCAGGCCCTCGCCCGCCACCTGGACGCCCCGGAAACCGTGTTCGTCACGGACCTGGACCGGCGCGGCGCCACCGTCCGCTACTTCACCCCCACTCAGGAGATCGAGTTCTGCGGGCATGCCACCCTGGCCCTGGGGCTGATGCTCGCCCAGCAGGGCCTGCTCCGGCACGGGCAGGACTACCCGCTGCACACCCTGGTGGGCACCGTGCCCCTGCGCCTGGACGGTGACAACCAGGAACTGCGCATCTGGATGCAGCAGCCCGAACTGGACGTCCGGCCCCTGCCGGGCGCGCTGCGCGCCGAGTTCGCCGAGGCCCTGGGCATCAACGAACGGGTGATACACCGCGGCCTTCCGCTGGCCGCCGCGAGTGCCGGAGGATGGAGCGCCTTCGTGCCCCTGCTGGACCAGATGATCCTCGACGCCCTGGAACCCGACCTGGACCGCATCCGCACCATCAGCGAGTCGCTGGGCATCGTGAGCGTGTACGCGTACGCGCCGGTGGGCGTGAACCGCTTCGCCGCACGGGACTTCGCGCCCGCTGTGGGCATTCCCGAGGACCCCGTCACCGGCAGTGCCGGCGGCGCCCTGCTGGGCCTGCTGGCCTCCCAGGGCCGGCTGCCCGTCCGCGGGGACCGGGCGGCCGGCACGGTGTACCAGGGGCACGTCCTCGGCACTCCCGGCGAGGTGGAGGTGCAGGTGCTGCTCCGCGGCGACCGCGTGACCGCCATTCGCGTGGGCGGCCGCGCCGTGATGGACCGCGAGGGCCACTGGCTGCCGGACACAACCGCCCAGTGA
- a CDS encoding AI-2E family transporter has protein sequence MSGPIRSPAPGRRGPNVQVVNLLPVAMAVIGVLLLLSFFGRVAPSLLAITLALILATALNPVARFFERWMSRGLAGTLTVLLVLGTIVGLGFLAVPPIVKQLSGLGESLPTDLNQIEARLNSWLSLNPTLDRVVPDDAPGRLAEQAGKLGNVLAERLPGVLTLVGGGIFTALVTLIMVVFALGNPVPIVNGFLGAVPAHYRLNATRALAQTLKQMGAWGRATVLVMLVTGTVTAAGFYLLGVQNWLVFGILAALGELVPTIGPIVASLPPVLFTLASDPEKALWVAVFVLVFQQVSGFVLAPFVVGGAGGLHPLSVTVGVLLFSGVFGIVGAFLTIPFLILIKAVYQHFYLRDAPDIPDAVAMALISGVVEEQMDREEEARKAADRAIQEVRDAELERQLQEGELDLEAVLDEHSEHDSTPVVRPAPRGNAESGGPPRGPERPDT, from the coding sequence GTGAGCGGCCCAATACGTTCGCCCGCCCCGGGCCGGCGGGGACCGAACGTGCAGGTGGTGAATCTGCTGCCGGTGGCGATGGCCGTGATCGGCGTGCTGCTGCTCCTGAGCTTTTTCGGGCGGGTCGCGCCGTCCCTGCTGGCGATCACCCTGGCCCTGATCCTCGCCACGGCCCTGAACCCCGTGGCGCGGTTCTTCGAGCGGTGGATGTCCCGCGGCCTGGCGGGCACGCTGACGGTGCTGCTGGTGCTGGGCACCATCGTGGGCCTGGGGTTCCTGGCCGTGCCCCCCATCGTGAAGCAGCTCAGCGGACTGGGCGAGAGCCTGCCCACCGACCTGAACCAGATCGAGGCGCGGCTGAACAGCTGGCTGAGCCTGAACCCCACCCTGGACCGCGTGGTCCCGGACGACGCTCCGGGCCGGCTGGCCGAGCAGGCCGGGAAGCTGGGCAATGTTCTGGCCGAGCGTCTGCCGGGGGTGCTGACCCTGGTGGGCGGCGGGATCTTCACGGCGCTGGTCACGCTGATCATGGTGGTGTTCGCACTGGGGAACCCGGTGCCCATCGTGAACGGGTTCCTGGGTGCCGTGCCCGCCCACTACCGCCTGAACGCCACGCGCGCCCTGGCGCAGACCCTGAAGCAGATGGGCGCCTGGGGCCGCGCGACCGTGCTGGTCATGCTGGTCACGGGAACGGTCACGGCAGCCGGGTTCTACCTGCTGGGCGTGCAGAACTGGCTGGTGTTCGGGATTCTCGCGGCGCTGGGGGAACTCGTGCCGACCATCGGACCCATCGTGGCGTCGCTGCCGCCGGTGCTGTTCACGCTGGCGTCCGACCCGGAGAAGGCGCTGTGGGTGGCGGTGTTCGTGCTGGTGTTCCAGCAGGTGAGCGGGTTCGTGCTGGCGCCCTTCGTGGTGGGCGGCGCGGGCGGCCTGCACCCACTGTCGGTGACGGTGGGCGTGCTGCTGTTCAGTGGCGTGTTCGGCATCGTGGGCGCGTTCCTGACCATTCCGTTCCTGATCCTGATCAAGGCGGTGTATCAGCACTTCTACCTGCGGGACGCGCCGGACATCCCCGACGCGGTCGCCATGGCCCTGATCAGCGGGGTGGTGGAGGAGCAGATGGACCGCGAGGAGGAAGCGCGCAAGGCCGCCGACCGCGCGATTCAGGAGGTGCGGGACGCGGAACTGGAACGGCAGCTGCAGGAGGGCGAGCTGGACCTGGAGGCCGTGCTGGACGAACACAGCGAGCACGACTCCACGCCCGTGGTTCGCCCGGCGCCCCGTGGGAACGCGGAATCCGGCGGGCCGCCGCGGGGCCCGGAACGGCCGGACACCTGA
- the recQ gene encoding DNA helicase RecQ — MTAVSPTNLDTRALDILHRVWGYGAFRGVQADIVRTVAAGGNALVLMPTGGGKSLCYQVPSLLRDGTGIVVSPLIALMKDQVDALRENGVRAAYLNSTLSLPEVREVEEALLAGELDLLYVAPERLLLPRTLDLLERAPVALFAIDEAHCVSQWGHDFRPEYGQLGVLPERFPHLPRVALTATADDRTRADILNVLHLHGAPQFVSSFDRPNIQYRVANKEAPKSQLLDFIRGEHAGDAGIVYCLSRKSVEDTARWLTAQGVEAVPYHAGLSPRERNTAQERFLNEEGLVVAATVAFGMGIDKPNVRFVAHLDLPKSMEGYYQETGRAGRDGLPSTAWMVYGLADVVNVRRMLAQSDAPEEVKRVEAGKLDALLTYCETAACRRQVLLAYFGEELREPCGNCDTCLNPPRVHDATREAQMALSAVIRTGNRFGAAHVTDVLLGRETERVLALGHHQLPTFGVGAGHDEKFWRGILRQLTSLGHLTAGEHHGLSATGRARPLLKGEAEFRVREDSLLPRETVKRRERTSRASGAVAEADRGLFEALRAWRLGRAKELAVPPYVIFSDATLKGIAETRPGSHAALGLVSGVGQRKLTDYGDEVLQVVRDQGGEPRAGAPLTDAQRGTAANLAVLNVLRAGRAASASPAPGGPGAPLLSVSVPEPARQEAVTEALRALRQELCRETGHSPFVVLPNATLAALAERQPRTLEELRGLPGMGEKRIEAYGRRVVEAVSAALGG, encoded by the coding sequence GTGACTGCCGTCTCCCCCACCAACCTCGACACCCGCGCCCTCGACATCCTCCACCGGGTCTGGGGGTACGGCGCGTTCCGGGGCGTGCAGGCCGACATCGTCCGCACCGTCGCCGCCGGCGGCAACGCCCTGGTCCTGATGCCCACCGGCGGCGGGAAGAGCCTGTGCTACCAGGTGCCCAGCCTGCTGCGCGACGGCACCGGCATCGTCGTCTCCCCCCTGATCGCCCTGATGAAGGACCAGGTGGACGCCCTGCGCGAGAACGGCGTGCGCGCCGCGTACCTGAACTCCACCCTGAGCCTCCCTGAAGTCCGCGAGGTGGAGGAGGCGCTGCTGGCCGGTGAGCTGGACCTGCTGTACGTGGCGCCCGAGCGGCTGCTCCTGCCCCGCACCCTGGACCTGCTGGAACGCGCCCCGGTGGCCCTGTTCGCCATCGACGAGGCGCACTGCGTGTCCCAGTGGGGCCACGACTTCCGGCCCGAGTACGGGCAGCTGGGCGTGCTGCCCGAACGCTTCCCGCACCTGCCGCGCGTGGCGCTGACCGCCACCGCCGACGACCGGACCCGGGCGGACATCCTGAACGTGCTGCACCTGCACGGCGCGCCTCAGTTCGTGAGTTCCTTCGACCGGCCGAACATCCAGTACCGCGTGGCGAACAAGGAAGCCCCCAAGTCCCAGCTGCTGGACTTCATCCGGGGCGAGCACGCCGGGGACGCCGGCATCGTGTACTGCCTGAGCCGCAAGAGCGTGGAGGACACCGCCAGGTGGCTCACGGCGCAGGGTGTGGAGGCCGTGCCGTACCACGCGGGCCTCAGCCCCCGAGAGCGCAACACCGCGCAGGAGCGCTTCCTGAACGAGGAGGGACTGGTCGTGGCGGCCACCGTGGCTTTCGGCATGGGCATCGACAAGCCCAACGTGCGCTTCGTGGCGCACCTGGACCTGCCCAAGAGCATGGAAGGGTACTACCAGGAAACCGGCCGCGCGGGCCGTGACGGGCTGCCCAGCACCGCCTGGATGGTGTACGGCCTGGCGGACGTGGTGAACGTGCGCCGCATGCTCGCGCAGAGCGACGCGCCGGAGGAGGTCAAGCGCGTGGAGGCCGGGAAGCTGGACGCGCTGCTCACCTACTGCGAGACGGCCGCGTGCCGCCGGCAGGTGCTCCTGGCGTACTTCGGGGAGGAGTTGCGGGAACCCTGCGGGAACTGCGACACCTGCCTGAATCCGCCGCGCGTGCACGACGCCACCCGCGAGGCGCAGATGGCGCTGTCGGCCGTGATCCGCACCGGGAACCGCTTCGGGGCGGCGCACGTCACGGACGTTCTGCTGGGCCGGGAGACCGAGCGTGTGCTGGCGCTGGGGCACCACCAGCTGCCCACCTTCGGGGTGGGAGCCGGGCATGACGAGAAGTTCTGGCGCGGCATCCTGCGGCAGCTGACCAGCCTGGGCCACCTGACGGCCGGCGAGCACCACGGCCTGAGTGCCACCGGCCGGGCCCGCCCGCTCCTGAAGGGCGAGGCGGAATTCCGGGTGCGGGAGGACAGCCTGCTGCCGCGCGAGACCGTGAAGCGCCGCGAGCGGACCAGCCGGGCGAGCGGCGCGGTAGCCGAGGCGGACCGGGGCCTGTTCGAGGCGCTGCGGGCGTGGCGGCTGGGCCGCGCGAAGGAACTGGCGGTGCCGCCGTACGTGATCTTCAGCGACGCGACGCTCAAGGGCATCGCGGAGACGCGGCCGGGCAGCCACGCCGCGCTGGGCCTGGTGAGCGGCGTGGGGCAGCGCAAACTCACGGATTACGGAGACGAGGTGCTGCAGGTCGTCCGTGACCAGGGCGGGGAGCCGCGGGCCGGGGCGCCCCTCACCGACGCGCAGCGCGGGACCGCCGCCAACCTCGCGGTGCTGAACGTGCTGCGGGCCGGCCGGGCGGCGTCGGCCAGCCCAGCCCCGGGAGGCCCAGGCGCACCGCTGCTGTCCGTGTCGGTGCCTGAACCGGCGCGGCAGGAGGCGGTGACCGAGGCGCTGCGGGCGCTGCGTCAGGAGCTGTGCCGGGAGACCGGGCACAGCCCCTTCGTGGTGTTACCGAACGCCACGCTTGCTGCCCTGGCCGAGCGGCAGCCCCGCACGCTGGAGGAGTTGCGGGGCCTGCCGGGCATGGGCGAGAAACGCATTGAGGCGTACGGGCGGCGGGTGGTGGAGGCGGTCAGCGCCGCGCTGGGCGGCTGA
- a CDS encoding Cof-type HAD-IIB family hydrolase, giving the protein MLGLVGVDVDGTLVGTDNRVREDVWAAIERGRAAGMHFAICTGRPAVGNALEYARRLDPDGWHVFQNGASIVHARTGESLSAAFPEEALPGLLNMAHERGWLLELYTDTDMAVTQPGDVARRHADLLGIPYRPQPPEALEGTVVRVQWVVPREDEGTVTATPHPGLDLHPAGSPVMRDVMFISVTRAGVNKGSALGRIAQRYGFGMDRVMMVGDGENDVTALRAVGHPVAMGNADAPAREAARYQVGHVDQGGLIGAVDLALGL; this is encoded by the coding sequence ATGCTGGGACTTGTCGGAGTGGATGTGGACGGAACGCTGGTCGGCACGGACAACCGCGTGCGGGAGGACGTGTGGGCGGCCATCGAACGGGGGCGCGCAGCAGGCATGCACTTTGCCATCTGCACCGGGCGGCCCGCGGTGGGCAACGCCCTGGAGTACGCGCGGCGCCTCGATCCGGACGGCTGGCACGTCTTCCAGAACGGGGCGAGCATCGTGCACGCCCGCACGGGCGAGAGCCTCTCGGCGGCCTTTCCGGAAGAGGCCCTGCCGGGCCTGCTGAACATGGCGCACGAACGCGGGTGGCTGCTGGAGCTGTACACCGACACGGACATGGCCGTCACGCAGCCGGGGGACGTGGCGCGGCGGCACGCGGACCTGCTGGGCATCCCGTACCGCCCGCAGCCGCCCGAGGCGCTGGAGGGCACGGTCGTGCGCGTGCAGTGGGTGGTGCCCCGCGAGGACGAGGGCACGGTCACGGCCACACCTCACCCCGGGCTGGACCTGCACCCGGCAGGCAGCCCGGTCATGCGGGACGTGATGTTCATCAGCGTCACGCGGGCTGGCGTGAACAAGGGCAGCGCCCTGGGCCGCATCGCACAGCGGTACGGGTTCGGCATGGACCGCGTGATGATGGTCGGCGACGGAGAGAACGACGTGACGGCCCTGCGGGCGGTAGGTCACCCGGTCGCCATGGGGAACGCGGACGCCCCGGCCCGGGAGGCTGCGCGGTATCAGGTGGGGCACGTGGATCAGGGGGGATTGATCGGGGCGGTGGATCTGGCGCTGGGGCTGTAG